Proteins encoded together in one Oncorhynchus masou masou isolate Uvic2021 chromosome 3, UVic_Omas_1.1, whole genome shotgun sequence window:
- the fuz gene encoding protein fuzzy homolog, with the protein MMLQQAGSVQLLCLTANSGVPLFTRGASKQLPFSIIGSLNGVHMFGAGQGVVLAGCETDRGGRMVWRVFQDSVMLIAVSSGGQAQQEGGGAGEEDLHLRRLLENVWNCMVLVLGQDELASLRNVERLKRDLRSCYRLIDQLLEGGQGQEGIMGDLTHCADCLLPPNATLLQEGLDGFTQAADSEFGCLMVHGRIATATEKWWRLAPQEVVLLSVLTRSLSLSGSASCDTPVFLPQGSPTVAHRLLRFQLLPGVDVCVLCGPSPTLHRAESELVGCFWSPLLEALRGSLAVGERCLPGSVTLRPDVLALLLINRESRRSVSCVKAIITNPNHPPSDHPLPSKARCWELLRLFYTFTTTRYFPLEETPALTPGEKAQRGDSLREDFALGFSHQPLQCYLVTEECKCFGLQTAQHQLYLLTPLSVPTFALSSVATQTLSAITLATGF; encoded by the coding sequence ATGATGCTCCAGCAGGCAGGCTCTGTGCAGCTTCTCTGCCTCACTGCCAACAGTGGGGTTCCTCTCTTCACCCGAGGGGCCTCTAAGCAACTCCCCTTCTCCATCATCGGCTCCCTGAACGGTGTGCACATGTTCGGAGCGGGCCAGGGGGTGGTGCTGGCTGGCTGTGAGACTGATCGCGGAGGCCGGATGGTTTGGAGGGTATTTCAGGACAGCGTGATGCTCATAGCTGTGAGCAGTGGTGGGCAGGCCCAGCAGGAAGGTGGTGGTGCAGGCGAAGAAGACCTCCACCTGCGGCGCCTGCTGGAGAACGTGTGGAACTGCATGGTGCTGGTGCTGGGGCAGGATGAGCTGGCCAGCTTGAGGAATGTGGAGCGGCTGAAGAGGGACCTGCGCTCCTGCTACCGCCTCATCGACCAGCTCCTGGAGGGGGGACAAGGACAGGAGGGCATTATGGGGGACCTGACGCATTGCGCGGACTGCCTGCTGCCCCCCAACGCCACCCTGCTTCAGGAGGGCCTAGACGGCTTTACCCAGGCAGCAGATAGCGAGTTTGGCTGCCTGATGGTCCACGGACGGATAGCCACTGCCACGGAAAAATGGTGGCGTCTGGCGCCGCAGGAAGTGGTTCTCCTATCCGTTCTgacccgctctctctccctctcaggttCTGCGTCCTGTGACACCCCTGTCTTCCTGCCCCAGGGCAGCCCCACCGTGGCACATCGCCTGCTCCGCTTCCAGCTGCTTCCGGGAGTGGATGTGTGCGTGCTGTGCGGCCCCAGTCCCACCCTGCACAGGGCTGAGAGCGAGCTGGTGGGTTGTTTCTGGTCTCCTCTACTGGAGGCCCTGAGAGGCAGCCTGGCCGTGGGGGAGCGCTGCCTGCCAGGCTCTGTGACCCTCCGCCCTGATGTCCTGGCTCTGCTGCTCATCAACAGAGAGTCCCGTCGCTCTGTCTCCTGTGTGAAAGCCATCATTACTAACCCCAACCATCCTCCCAGTGACCATCCTCTGCCCTCCAAGGCACGCTGCTGGGAGCTGCTCAGGCTCTTCTACACTTTCACCACCACTCGCTACTTTCCTCTGGAGGAGACCCCGGCCCTGACCCCAGGGGAGAAGGCCCAACGTGGGGACTCCCTCCGGGAGGACTTTGCCCTGGGCTTCTCCCACCAGCCGCTGCAGTGCTACCTGGTGACTGAGGAGTGTAAGTGTTTTGGCCTGCAGACTGCCCAACATCAGCTCTACCTGCTCACCCCTCTCTCAGTGCCTACCTTCGCCCTAAGCTCCGTGGCTACACAGACCCTCTCCGCCATCACTTTAGCCACAGGATTTTAG